A stretch of Aerococcus christensenii DNA encodes these proteins:
- a CDS encoding phosphorylase family protein, whose translation MWCISCLYGKCFLVPYQALRDEGTSYHYLPPSRYVTTSQRARRAIFQTLQAHHLSYNAVKTWTTDGFYWKIKMKVTRHKAEGCAIVEMECAALAACAQM comes from the coding sequence TTGTGGTGCATTAGTTGCTTATATGGAAAATGTTTTTTAGTTCCATATCAAGCATTAAGAGATGAGGGAACATCGTATCATTATCTACCACCGAGTCGCTATGTGACTACTTCACAACGAGCACGGCGAGCGATCTTTCAAACTTTGCAGGCACACCACTTATCCTATAACGCGGTTAAAACTTGGACGACGGATGGCTTTTATTGGAAAATTAAGATGAAAGTTACTCGCCACAAGGCAGAAGGGTGCGCGATTGTGGAAATGGAGTGCGCTGCTTTAGCCGCTTGTGCGCAAATGTGA
- a CDS encoding PTS sugar transporter subunit IIA: MLHYFYENHLVHYAKQTPATWEEAIRISCEVLKAQQYITDQYVDAIIQSVKDNGPYIVIVPGIAMPHAMADNPGVLGTGISFTKFEQPINFLDQKTGEEHSASLFFTLAAKNSEEHLKNIQNLMDLLMNEDIVEKLKATHSLADYKQLLEDLNK; the protein is encoded by the coding sequence ATGCTACATTATTTTTATGAAAATCATCTTGTTCATTATGCCAAGCAAACACCTGCAACATGGGAAGAAGCCATTCGCATTTCTTGTGAAGTGTTGAAGGCTCAACAGTATATTACTGATCAATATGTAGATGCCATTATCCAATCCGTTAAGGATAATGGCCCCTATATTGTAATTGTTCCAGGTATTGCTATGCCACATGCTATGGCTGATAATCCTGGTGTATTAGGGACAGGTATTAGTTTTACAAAATTTGAACAGCCAATTAATTTTTTAGATCAAAAAACAGGAGAAGAACATTCTGCCTCTTTATTTTTTACCTTAGCTGCTAAAAATTCAGAAGAACATTTGAAAAACATTCAAAATTTAATGGATTTATTAATGAACGAAGACATTGTCGAAAAATTAAAGGCAACGCATT
- the cas3 gene encoding CRISPR-associated helicase Cas3', with protein MAACHFACVDDLPLISQPGQVILSGLLIMADWIASNEKYFPLIAMDTDKVESNRVEKGFTKWYRDRAETWEPESYCNDSYQKRFGFEPREVQKKVSDILSKMDNPGIVIMEAPMGIGKTETALVAVEEFAQKTNRTGIFFGLPTQATSNGIFSRVEDWLKHGEGEKSIRLIHGKAQLNDQFANLPKSRNIHSEDSVGVNEWFAGRKVAILDDFTVGTVDQILLAALKQKHLMLRHLGFANKVVVIDEVHAYDAYMSVYLYQALMWLGAYGVPVILLSATLPISKRNELLKQYMVGAGYGFKKLDKPQDFDKNENYPLLTYNDGETINQFSQFNNVQGIDYEIVKKTKEDSQDIIGFIRNLTPHGGVVGIILNTVKQSQNFAEKCVNEFGEENIELLHSAFIATDRYKKERQLIDSIGKGGKRPQFKIIIGTQVIEQSLDIDFDVLITDLAPMDLLLQRMGRLHRHSDTKRPENLRKSQVYVLNCGNYDFNEASTYVYAKYLLFRTEYFLPDKVNLPNDISHLVQLVYSGKTLNLSDDSLNKDYNTYQRKYNADTDKKEQQAKVYRLVNPRKKISQEKNLSDWIKNSDHSAELSDVNAYAQVRDSADRVEVIALKKCEGGYEFFDKSGKLDPIDNKTAMEIAKRTIQLSFATYYGIGIDEVIKALEKYYLEHFQDWNQQSWLKGSLAIIFDQNDEFRLFNKILRYNNKYGLKVITEDINERL; from the coding sequence ATGGCTGCTTGTCATTTTGCTTGCGTAGATGACTTACCTCTAATTTCACAACCAGGTCAAGTTATTCTATCTGGATTGCTGATTATGGCGGATTGGATAGCTAGCAATGAAAAATATTTTCCACTTATAGCAATGGATACAGATAAAGTAGAGTCTAATCGTGTAGAAAAAGGATTTACAAAATGGTATAGAGATAGAGCTGAAACTTGGGAGCCGGAAAGTTATTGTAATGACAGTTATCAAAAACGATTTGGCTTTGAACCTAGAGAAGTGCAAAAAAAGGTTTCTGATATACTTAGCAAAATGGATAATCCAGGAATAGTTATTATGGAAGCCCCCATGGGCATTGGGAAAACAGAAACGGCACTTGTTGCCGTAGAAGAGTTCGCTCAAAAAACTAATAGAACGGGAATATTTTTTGGCCTACCTACTCAGGCGACATCTAACGGTATTTTTTCTAGGGTGGAAGACTGGTTAAAACATGGTGAGGGAGAAAAATCTATTCGATTAATTCATGGTAAGGCTCAACTAAATGATCAATTTGCAAATTTGCCGAAAAGTAGAAATATTCATAGTGAAGACAGTGTTGGTGTCAATGAATGGTTTGCTGGTAGAAAGGTAGCCATTTTAGATGATTTTACAGTGGGAACTGTTGATCAAATTTTACTTGCCGCATTAAAGCAAAAACATTTAATGCTACGACATTTAGGATTTGCCAATAAAGTTGTTGTTATCGATGAAGTTCATGCTTATGATGCTTATATGAGCGTTTATTTATATCAAGCTTTGATGTGGCTTGGAGCATATGGTGTGCCAGTTATTTTATTGTCTGCAACGTTGCCAATTTCTAAGCGAAATGAGCTTTTAAAGCAGTATATGGTTGGAGCAGGTTATGGATTTAAAAAATTAGATAAGCCTCAAGATTTTGATAAAAACGAAAATTATCCTCTTTTAACCTACAATGATGGAGAAACAATTAATCAATTTTCTCAATTTAATAATGTGCAGGGCATTGATTATGAAATAGTCAAAAAAACGAAAGAGGATAGTCAAGATATTATTGGCTTTATAAGAAATCTTACTCCACACGGGGGCGTTGTAGGCATTATTTTAAATACTGTTAAACAATCACAAAATTTTGCAGAAAAATGTGTGAATGAATTTGGAGAAGAAAATATTGAACTTTTACATTCGGCGTTTATTGCAACAGACAGATATAAAAAAGAAAGGCAACTAATAGATAGCATTGGTAAGGGTGGAAAAAGACCACAATTCAAAATAATTATAGGAACGCAGGTTATAGAACAATCATTAGATATTGATTTTGATGTTTTAATTACGGATCTTGCACCTATGGACCTTTTATTGCAGAGAATGGGTAGGCTTCATAGGCATAGCGACACCAAGCGGCCAGAAAATTTAAGAAAGTCCCAAGTATATGTATTAAATTGTGGTAATTATGATTTTAATGAAGCAAGTACTTATGTGTATGCAAAGTACTTACTATTCAGAACAGAATATTTTTTGCCAGATAAAGTCAATTTGCCAAATGATATTTCTCATTTGGTGCAGTTAGTTTATTCTGGCAAAACTTTAAATTTAAGTGATGATTCATTGAATAAGGACTACAATACGTATCAAAGAAAGTATAATGCGGATACTGATAAAAAAGAACAGCAGGCAAAAGTATATAGGCTTGTTAATCCACGTAAAAAGATATCTCAAGAAAAAAATTTATCAGATTGGATTAAAAATTCTGATCATAGTGCAGAATTATCAGACGTTAATGCTTATGCTCAAGTGCGAGATAGTGCTGATCGTGTGGAGGTTATCGCTCTCAAAAAATGTGAAGGTGGTTATGAGTTTTTTGATAAATCAGGGAAACTTGATCCTATTGATAATAAAACTGCCATGGAAATTGCTAAGCGTACCATTCAATTATCTTTTGCTACTTACTACGGCATAGGAATTGATGAAGTAATTAAGGCGCTTGAAAAATATTATTTAGAACATTTTCAAGATTGGAATCAGCAAAGTTGGCTTAAGGGTAGTTTAGCCATTATTTTCGATCAAAATGATGAATTTAGACTATTTAATAAAATATTAAGATATAATAATAAATATGGATTGAAAGTGATAACGGAGGATATAAATGAGCGATTATAA
- a CDS encoding DeoR family transcriptional regulator, with product MKNSAQKIYQRHQYIERLLQEATESKLSVHDLANLCQVSLMTIRRDLSTLETMGIVTRFHGFVRLNNNYKFNDNASMNSAIEKIKTSIANMAANFIKSNDTVFINTSSTALYTLTALFNKPVNIITNNLRIHEQILLHEHHIVKKPYAKLLTKIS from the coding sequence ATGAAAAATTCCGCTCAAAAAATCTATCAACGCCATCAATATATTGAAAGACTTCTACAAGAAGCTACAGAAAGCAAATTATCCGTTCATGACTTAGCGAATTTGTGCCAAGTTTCCTTAATGACTATTCGCAGAGATTTATCCACATTAGAAACAATGGGCATCGTCACCCGCTTTCATGGCTTTGTTCGTTTAAACAACAACTATAAGTTTAACGATAACGCTTCTATGAACTCTGCTATCGAAAAAATAAAGACGTCTATTGCTAATATGGCGGCTAATTTCATCAAGTCTAACGATACCGTTTTTATTAATACCAGTTCAACTGCCCTCTACACGCTCACTGCTCTTTTCAATAAGCCAGTTAATATTATTACCAATAATTTACGTATTCATGAACAAATTCTTCTCCATGAGCATCATATCGTGAAAAAACCGTATGCAAAATTGCTAACAAAAATCTCATAA
- the ulaG gene encoding L-ascorbate 6-phosphate lactonase, which produces MANFAKSIDEITKDMWLKNIFPEWGTWLNEEIAAAKVPEKTLSMWWLGNMGIWIKSDHGTNVVIDMWNQTGKQTIGSGQMKKGHQMMRMSGVRNLQPNRRNQPFVIDPFEVKDIDVLCVTHSHSDHLDQTTAAVVTRNCPNAIFVGPQDVADKWISWGVPADRVVVLHPHESVKVKDVEVIGLESFDRTMLLTVDDPEESLKGKPVRDMNELALNYLVKTEGGSVYHAGDSHYSNMYVKHGKEYDIDIACVAYGENPIGITDKLTSSDVLKVGEALQAKVVIPTHYDIWTNFMADPKEILYLWKYRKDRMNYQFQPFVWQVGGRYDFPGDLDHFEYMYDRGFHDAFDYENDLPYDAFL; this is translated from the coding sequence ATGGCAAATTTTGCAAAAAGTATTGATGAAATTACGAAAGATATGTGGTTGAAAAATATTTTCCCAGAATGGGGAACTTGGCTAAATGAGGAAATCGCGGCAGCCAAAGTACCTGAGAAAACTTTATCAATGTGGTGGTTAGGAAACATGGGAATTTGGATTAAATCTGACCATGGAACTAATGTTGTGATTGATATGTGGAATCAAACTGGGAAACAAACGATTGGGTCTGGGCAAATGAAAAAAGGACATCAAATGATGCGGATGTCAGGTGTTCGTAATTTGCAACCTAATCGGCGCAATCAACCTTTTGTTATTGATCCGTTTGAAGTTAAAGATATTGATGTGCTTTGTGTAACCCATTCACATTCAGATCACTTAGATCAAACAACAGCTGCAGTAGTTACTCGTAATTGTCCAAATGCTATTTTTGTGGGTCCGCAAGACGTTGCTGATAAGTGGATTAGCTGGGGTGTCCCAGCAGATCGTGTGGTAGTATTACATCCACATGAAAGTGTGAAAGTGAAAGATGTAGAAGTAATTGGGTTAGAATCGTTTGACCGAACGATGTTATTGACAGTAGATGATCCAGAAGAATCATTAAAAGGAAAGCCAGTTCGGGATATGAATGAATTGGCCTTGAATTATTTAGTTAAAACCGAAGGCGGTTCTGTTTATCACGCTGGAGATTCTCATTATTCTAATATGTATGTTAAACATGGAAAAGAATATGATATTGATATTGCTTGTGTAGCTTATGGAGAAAATCCAATTGGTATTACAGATAAATTAACTTCATCTGATGTCTTAAAAGTTGGTGAAGCTCTACAAGCTAAAGTTGTTATTCCAACTCATTATGACATTTGGACGAACTTTATGGCAGATCCGAAAGAAATTCTCTATCTATGGAAATATCGTAAAGATCGTATGAATTATCAATTCCAACCGTTTGTATGGCAAGTAGGTGGACGGTATGATTTCCCAGGAGACTTAGATCATTTTGAATATATGTATGATCGTGGATTCCACGATGCATTCGATTATGAAAATGATTTGCCATATGATGCCTTCTTATAA
- a CDS encoding ATP-binding cassette domain-containing protein, with amino-acid sequence MLENNGSGKTTLLNMILHKEVWVHPNLRMGYYSQLEETLNYEKTILDNILPDSIYDQSMTRIILACLGFKINDVFKKVQVLSDGEKSKVKLAKLLTDDFNYLMMDEPTNFLDLHAIEVLEGLLQGYDRPLLFVTHDVSFINHIADSLLLVEYDQF; translated from the coding sequence CTGTTGGAAAATAATGGCTCAGGGAAAACCACACTGCTCAATATGATTTTGCACAAGGAAGTTTGGGTACATCCCAACCTACGTATGGGTTACTATAGCCAGTTGGAAGAAACACTCAACTATGAGAAAACAATCCTAGACAATATTTTGCCCGACTCTATTTATGATCAGTCGATGACGAGGATTATTTTAGCTTGTTTAGGCTTCAAAATAAATGATGTGTTTAAGAAAGTTCAAGTGCTCAGTGACGGTGAAAAATCGAAGGTGAAATTAGCAAAATTGTTAACGGATGATTTTAATTATTTGATGATGGATGAGCCAACTAACTTTTTAGATCTTCATGCTATAGAAGTCTTAGAAGGTTTACTTCAAGGCTATGATCGTCCTTTGCTCTTTGTGACACATGATGTGTCTTTTATCAATCATATAGCTGATTCTTTGCTACTTGTCGAATATGACCAGTTTTAA
- a CDS encoding exonuclease domain-containing protein encodes MGLFNKILGILFGKTDKEEINEADVLKDELTKIDVVTTPVQRKQQNKTTGNVKTSKLTLTPRTVKELEKEFFVFDTETTGLDRFSDRMVELGVIRYKDGRVVDEFNTLINPRFPIPEAASRINKITDAMLRDAPTESTALSSVWPFLEPVLEGKVIISAHNADFDIDFLTNALKRHGYSANIKYVDTLAGSRKLIKGPSNYKLGTLAKHFGIVNDDPHRATGDAKTCGELLLRLIATFKEDENEQMEKQAKSIPSAEELEVCAFIQDVIVKSGLPTDLLRFYKNSSKYVAVSYLYTMFEFKFAKKGRYLIAPIQFSEEIDLPRTKATMSEGGSQYERIFFNSYEDLNLLKNLFMSTYASCLDQYKDFEKIYLDSNVFKEQMEYYYSGGCQLTEEETIKLLDKGQGRESVRNLELNLPKDININIDELELNPIHNRVPLNKIKNKNNRDKGFDEGFPLFEKGDKIRKQGKIKEAIALFDEARFRGYVSPGLYESYAMAYRKLKDYENEVAILNEVLKRLTKSHPDPNIEESQYSRLHSRREKAASLLLKSRK; translated from the coding sequence ATGGGATTGTTTAACAAAATTTTAGGAATCCTATTTGGCAAAACGGACAAAGAAGAAATCAATGAGGCTGATGTTTTAAAAGACGAATTAACAAAGATTGATGTCGTGACTACTCCAGTACAGAGAAAGCAACAAAATAAGACGACTGGTAACGTCAAAACATCTAAACTGACTCTCACGCCTAGAACTGTTAAAGAGCTCGAAAAAGAGTTTTTTGTTTTTGATACTGAAACAACTGGACTCGACCGCTTCTCAGATCGAATGGTTGAATTAGGTGTTATTCGATATAAAGACGGACGTGTCGTTGATGAATTTAACACCCTCATTAATCCAAGGTTTCCTATACCAGAAGCCGCTTCAAGAATCAACAAAATAACAGACGCTATGCTTCGTGACGCTCCTACTGAGTCCACTGCTCTAAGTAGTGTTTGGCCATTTTTAGAGCCTGTCCTTGAAGGAAAAGTTATCATTAGTGCACATAACGCTGATTTCGATATTGATTTTCTTACCAATGCACTGAAGCGACATGGCTACTCTGCTAATATAAAATATGTGGATACACTGGCAGGATCGAGAAAGTTGATTAAGGGGCCATCCAACTACAAGCTTGGAACGTTGGCTAAGCATTTTGGCATTGTAAATGATGATCCGCATCGGGCGACTGGTGATGCTAAAACCTGTGGCGAACTGTTGCTCAGACTAATCGCTACCTTTAAGGAAGACGAAAACGAGCAAATGGAAAAGCAGGCTAAATCCATTCCATCTGCAGAAGAATTAGAAGTTTGCGCTTTTATTCAAGATGTAATTGTTAAAAGTGGACTTCCCACTGACTTGCTTCGCTTCTATAAAAACAGTTCAAAATATGTTGCTGTTTCATACCTATACACGATGTTCGAATTTAAATTTGCTAAAAAAGGACGCTACCTCATTGCTCCTATTCAGTTCAGCGAAGAAATAGATCTTCCTAGAACAAAAGCCACCATGTCTGAAGGTGGTAGTCAATATGAACGAATATTTTTTAACTCCTATGAAGACTTGAACTTATTAAAAAATCTCTTTATGTCTACTTATGCTTCGTGTCTCGATCAATACAAAGACTTTGAAAAGATTTATCTGGATAGCAATGTTTTCAAGGAACAGATGGAGTATTACTACTCGGGTGGCTGTCAATTAACTGAAGAAGAGACTATAAAATTACTCGACAAAGGACAAGGCAGAGAAAGCGTTCGAAATCTTGAATTAAACCTCCCCAAAGACATCAATATTAATATTGATGAACTCGAACTGAATCCCATCCACAATCGTGTTCCCTTAAACAAAATTAAAAACAAAAATAATAGGGACAAAGGTTTTGATGAAGGCTTTCCTTTGTTTGAAAAAGGAGATAAAATCAGAAAGCAAGGCAAAATTAAAGAAGCTATTGCCCTTTTTGATGAAGCAAGATTTAGAGGGTATGTTTCCCCTGGCTTGTATGAATCTTACGCTATGGCTTATCGCAAATTAAAAGATTACGAAAACGAGGTTGCTATTTTAAATGAAGTGCTTAAACGTTTAACAAAATCACATCCTGACCCCAATATTGAGGAATCGCAGTACTCTAGACTTCACAGCCGCAGAGAAAAAGCTGCTTCACTCCTATTGAAATCTAGAAAATAA
- a CDS encoding phosphorylase family protein, with product MAHFESATKIYPIYLLEEKGQQVCLVQAPVGAPAAVQFLEWLIAYGVKEVISTGSCGALVAYMENVF from the coding sequence GTGGCACATTTTGAATCGGCTACCAAAATATATCCTATATATCTGTTGGAAGAAAAAGGACAGCAAGTTTGTTTAGTGCAAGCTCCTGTTGGGGCGCCAGCAGCTGTCCAATTTTTAGAGTGGTTAATTGCCTACGGAGTCAAAGAGGTTATTAGTACAGGTTCTTGTGGTGCATTAGTTGCTTATATGGAAAATGTTTTTTAG
- a CDS encoding restriction endonuclease subunit S: MNKEFLIGDLFSRYNGNTDIKKEHINGRGYPVVSSGLENTGIIGFSDIDARIIPSNTITIDMFENVFFRDFEYKMVTHARVFSLVLKDHPLTAETGLYISSMLSWLSKVFSYNNMCSYNKIAHIGISLPVIKHSDPNHEYTVDDIDWQYMEERIKELDAYLKATNLDDYELTDEDKKVLSLSRKSASNENGSLETDCENGALRFKKFVASDLFDIKKGKRLTKADMMVRDINFVGSSSANNRITARVGNTEYIHPANTISVSYNGSVGEVFLQEKPFWASDDVNVWYPKFAFNTRVIEYIMSVITKCRRKYSYSSKWTLDKMKIEELELPVTPDGKPDFDYMARYIRAIEKLTIANVVKYKDQVIDATKTLVNSEA, from the coding sequence ATGAATAAGGAGTTTTTGATTGGGGATTTGTTTTCTAGGTATAATGGAAATACTGATATAAAAAAAGAACACATAAATGGAAGGGGCTATCCAGTAGTAAGTTCCGGACTTGAAAATACAGGTATCATAGGGTTTTCAGATATTGATGCACGTATTATTCCATCCAATACAATAACTATAGATATGTTTGAGAATGTATTCTTTCGTGATTTTGAATATAAAATGGTAACACATGCACGAGTGTTTTCACTAGTATTAAAAGATCACCCTCTTACAGCCGAAACAGGCTTATATATTTCATCTATGTTATCGTGGTTGTCAAAAGTGTTTTCGTACAATAATATGTGCAGCTATAATAAAATTGCTCATATAGGTATTTCTCTTCCTGTCATCAAACACTCCGACCCTAACCATGAATACACAGTAGATGACATTGACTGGCAATATATGGAAGAACGCATCAAGGAGCTGGATGCTTATCTAAAAGCAACTAACCTTGATGACTATGAACTGACAGACGAAGATAAGAAAGTACTCTCTCTCTCTAGAAAATCGGCATCTAACGAAAACGGCTCTTTGGAAACTGATTGCGAAAATGGGGCGTTGAGGTTTAAGAAATTTGTTGCATCGGATCTATTTGACATAAAAAAGGGTAAACGGCTTACAAAGGCGGATATGATGGTGAGAGATATTAATTTTGTCGGTTCATCATCAGCTAATAATAGAATTACGGCTAGAGTGGGTAATACGGAATACATTCATCCCGCAAACACTATTTCGGTTAGCTACAACGGTTCAGTCGGCGAAGTATTTTTACAAGAAAAACCATTTTGGGCTTCTGATGATGTAAATGTATGGTATCCCAAATTTGCTTTTAATACGCGAGTAATTGAATATATTATGTCTGTTATAACAAAATGTAGAAGAAAATATAGTTATTCCTCTAAGTGGACATTAGACAAAATGAAAATTGAAGAGCTAGAATTACCAGTTACCCCAGATGGTAAACCTGATTTTGACTATATGGCGCGTTATATTCGAGCCATTGAAAAATTAACTATTGCCAATGTAGTTAAGTATAAAGACCAAGTTATTGACGCAACCAAAACGCTGGTAAATAGTGAAGCTTAA